A window of Acinetobacter sp. TR3 contains these coding sequences:
- the tolB gene encoding Tol-Pal system beta propeller repeat protein TolB, which yields MDKTRKHLISLAVFTAISAIVPTAAFAQLHLEIAKAPEQAPKIAIIPFTNDSSLYPIIENDLNRSGRFTSASQNLPATASINQIQAGDWQNAGVPYVVVGQIKTIDANTFEIHYQLYDVQKQQYLLNEVLTVPSSRVRQAGHMISDAIYQALTGIAGDFSGRIAYVLRNPETPAQRYTLQIADTDGEQPKTVLSSRDPILSPTWTPDAKKIAYVSFETKRPAIYIQDLATGQREVLASFKGLNGAPSFSPDGQSMLFTASMHGNPEIYQMNLNTRQLQRMTNDSAIDTEARYAPDGKSFIFTSDRGGSPQIYRYSFDDSSVKRLTFKGAFNARGTLSADGKKIALVHRPSGSNYKVALQDISTGITNILTPTSLDESPSFSPNGQMVVYATREGNRGLLSIMSTDGRFRMNLPSEQGEVREPAWAPK from the coding sequence ATGGACAAGACCCGTAAACATCTCATCTCCTTAGCAGTTTTTACTGCGATCAGCGCAATTGTTCCGACAGCAGCTTTTGCACAATTACACCTTGAAATTGCAAAAGCGCCTGAACAAGCGCCTAAAATTGCAATTATCCCTTTTACAAATGACAGCTCGCTTTACCCAATTATTGAGAATGACTTAAATCGTTCAGGTCGATTCACAAGCGCATCTCAAAACTTACCTGCAACTGCAAGCATCAACCAAATCCAAGCTGGTGATTGGCAAAATGCAGGTGTGCCCTATGTGGTAGTTGGTCAAATTAAAACCATCGATGCGAACACATTTGAAATCCATTACCAACTCTATGATGTACAAAAACAACAATATTTATTAAATGAAGTGCTGACTGTACCAAGCTCTCGTGTTCGCCAAGCTGGGCATATGATCAGTGATGCGATATACCAAGCACTAACTGGTATTGCGGGTGATTTCAGCGGTCGTATTGCGTATGTATTACGTAATCCAGAAACCCCTGCTCAACGTTATACATTACAAATTGCCGATACGGATGGCGAACAACCTAAAACTGTACTGTCATCACGAGATCCAATCCTCTCCCCAACATGGACACCTGACGCTAAAAAAATTGCTTACGTCTCTTTCGAAACTAAACGCCCTGCAATTTATATTCAAGATTTAGCAACAGGTCAACGTGAGGTTTTGGCGAGCTTTAAAGGCTTAAATGGTGCACCAAGCTTCTCACCTGATGGGCAATCCATGCTTTTCACTGCCTCTATGCATGGTAATCCTGAAATTTATCAGATGAATTTAAATACGCGCCAACTACAACGTATGACCAATGACTCAGCGATTGATACTGAAGCACGTTATGCACCTGATGGAAAATCATTTATTTTCACCTCAGATCGTGGCGGTTCTCCACAAATTTATCGCTATAGTTTTGATGATAGTTCAGTCAAACGTCTAACCTTCAAAGGTGCATTTAATGCACGTGGTACTTTAAGCGCTGATGGTAAAAAGATTGCTTTAGTTCATCGACCAAGTGGTAGTAACTACAAAGTCGCACTGCAAGATATTAGTACAGGGATTACTAATATATTGACACCAACCAGTCTGGATGAGTCACCAAGTTTCTCTCCGAATGGACAAATGGTTGTTTATGCAACACGTGAAGGTAACCGTGGCTTACTCTCTATTATGTCTACAGATGGTCGTTTCCGTATGAATTTACCAAGCGAACAAGGTGAAGTCCGTGAACCTGCCTGGGCACCAAAATAA
- the pal gene encoding peptidoglycan-associated lipoprotein Pal → MNIKYLTLPLLAATIAFTGCASRKPAAEITAGNTAPNTSTTVSTDGLSEDAALNAQNLAGASSKGVTAANKAFLAKRVVHFDYDSSDLSNDDYQTLQAHAQFLIANANSRVALTGHTDERGTREYNMALGERRAKAVESYLITNGVNPQQLEAVSYGKEAPVNTGHDEAAWKENRRVEINYEAVPPLLK, encoded by the coding sequence ATGAATATTAAATACCTGACACTTCCATTGTTGGCGGCGACAATTGCATTCACAGGTTGTGCAAGCCGTAAACCTGCTGCTGAAATCACAGCGGGCAATACAGCACCAAATACCTCAACCACGGTAAGCACTGACGGACTAAGTGAAGATGCTGCATTAAATGCACAAAACTTGGCTGGCGCTTCATCAAAAGGGGTAACTGCCGCGAACAAAGCATTTTTAGCGAAACGTGTCGTTCACTTTGATTACGATAGCAGCGATCTATCAAATGATGACTATCAAACACTTCAAGCACATGCTCAATTTCTGATTGCAAATGCCAATTCTCGTGTCGCATTAACAGGTCATACTGATGAACGTGGTACGCGTGAATACAATATGGCCTTGGGCGAGCGTCGTGCGAAAGCTGTTGAAAGTTATTTAATTACCAATGGTGTAAATCCTCAGCAACTCGAAGCTGTGAGCTATGGTAAAGAAGCACCTGTAAATACAGGACATGATGAAGCGGCTTGGAAAGAAAATCGTCGTGTAGAAATTAACTACGAAGCCGTACCACCATTATTAAAATAA
- a CDS encoding NF038105 family protein, producing the protein MSTKKFEATPTPSESISLDTISKENVQDAWKEYEAKPEYKEFNKHDMIESMQPQPKPESSS; encoded by the coding sequence ATGTCAACCAAAAAATTTGAAGCTACCCCCACGCCAAGCGAATCAATTAGCTTAGATACGATTTCGAAAGAAAATGTCCAAGATGCTTGGAAAGAGTATGAAGCAAAGCCTGAATATAAAGAGTTTAATAAACACGATATGATTGAGTCGATGCAACCTCAGCCGAAGCCAGAGTCTTCATCATAA
- a CDS encoding class 1 fructose-bisphosphatase: MSNLTLSQYLEQQNGNLTPELAQVIETIAATCQTIDQALQKGALAGILGSAGNENVQGETQKKLDVISNDYLIDALKAHPQVGGLASEELDDFTPAQENGKYLVLFDPLDGSSNIDINMCVGTIFSILPAQNSVTQSADFMQAGTEQVAAGYVLYGPSTMLALTVGAGVAFFTFDPTSQTFLLTTEQVQVSADTQEFAINSSNQRHWENPVKRYIDELLAGKTSVREKDFNMRWVACMVGDIHRILCRGGIFLYPYDLKDPKKAGRLRLMYEANPMSMLIEQAGGASTTGRVRIMEIQPTELHQRVPVIIGSKNEVERVTSYH; encoded by the coding sequence ATGTCAAACCTTACATTGTCCCAATATTTAGAACAACAAAATGGGAATTTGACACCAGAGTTGGCACAAGTCATCGAAACAATTGCTGCAACATGCCAAACGATTGACCAAGCACTACAAAAAGGTGCTTTGGCTGGCATCTTAGGTAGTGCTGGCAATGAAAATGTACAAGGTGAAACTCAAAAGAAATTAGATGTTATTTCTAATGATTATCTTATTGATGCATTAAAAGCACATCCACAAGTAGGTGGATTAGCTTCTGAAGAGTTAGATGACTTCACACCTGCTCAAGAAAATGGCAAATATTTAGTGTTATTCGATCCACTCGATGGTTCAAGCAATATCGACATCAACATGTGTGTGGGTACAATTTTCTCAATCCTTCCTGCTCAAAATTCAGTGACTCAATCGGCTGACTTTATGCAGGCAGGTACAGAACAAGTCGCTGCTGGTTATGTGCTTTATGGCCCATCAACAATGCTCGCACTTACTGTTGGTGCTGGTGTTGCATTCTTTACATTTGATCCAACGTCTCAAACATTTCTACTTACAACTGAACAAGTACAAGTTTCAGCAGATACACAAGAATTTGCAATCAACTCATCAAATCAACGTCATTGGGAAAATCCAGTGAAACGTTATATTGATGAACTACTGGCTGGAAAAACATCAGTCCGTGAAAAAGACTTTAACATGCGTTGGGTCGCATGTATGGTCGGTGATATCCACCGTATCTTATGTCGTGGTGGTATCTTCCTTTACCCTTATGATTTAAAAGATCCTAAAAAAGCAGGTCGTTTGCGCTTAATGTATGAAGCAAATCCAATGAGCATGTTAATTGAACAAGCTGGCGGTGCTTCTACGACAGGTCGTGTTCGTATTATGGAAATCCAACCGACAGAATTACACCAACGTGTCCCTGTTATTATTGGTTCTAAAAATGAAGTTGAACGCGTAACGAGCTATCATTAA
- a CDS encoding TrmH family RNA methyltransferase, which yields MAVIFLESKDNAKIKHLRGLIELNSARKKHQQTVLEGTHLCLAWLQQQKKLFSLFTTEQALEHADLQKVIELHQGHVFVISEVLYKDLSTLGTTLPCLAIVDLPKTSLTIDFKADTLILENVQDPGNVGTLLRSAAAANIKQVICTQGSASLWSPRVLRAGMGAHFSLHCFENFQLTDILPKFQIPVFVTSSHQSTNLYTKDLTQTCVWILGNEGQGASDYALEHAQAVAIPQPGGQESLNVAIAGSICFFEMVRQRQ from the coding sequence ATGGCAGTCATTTTTTTAGAATCAAAAGACAATGCGAAAATTAAACATTTGCGTGGATTAATTGAACTCAACAGCGCTCGAAAAAAACATCAACAAACCGTTCTAGAAGGCACACATCTCTGCTTAGCATGGCTACAACAACAAAAAAAACTTTTTTCTTTATTCACAACAGAACAAGCACTAGAACATGCTGATCTACAAAAAGTAATCGAATTGCACCAAGGCCATGTATTTGTGATTAGTGAAGTGCTCTATAAAGATTTGAGTACTTTAGGCACAACACTACCTTGTTTAGCGATTGTTGATCTCCCTAAAACATCATTAACAATTGATTTTAAAGCTGATACTTTAATCTTAGAAAATGTTCAAGACCCTGGAAATGTTGGTACGCTATTGCGTTCGGCTGCCGCAGCCAATATTAAGCAAGTGATTTGCACACAAGGCTCTGCTTCACTTTGGTCACCACGAGTTCTCAGAGCAGGTATGGGCGCTCACTTTAGCCTGCATTGTTTTGAAAACTTTCAATTAACAGATATTCTTCCTAAATTTCAAATCCCTGTGTTTGTTACAAGCTCACATCAGTCTACAAATTTATACACAAAGGATTTAACACAAACATGTGTTTGGATTTTAGGCAATGAAGGACAAGGTGCGAGCGATTATGCTTTAGAACATGCCCAAGCTGTTGCTATCCCCCAACCTGGTGGACAAGAGTCTCTCAATGTTGCGATTGCAGGTTCAATTTGCTTTTTTGAAATGGTTCGCCAACGTCAATAA
- a CDS encoding RNA polymerase sigma factor, which produces MDLAPKQARTENGTDCSTVEQRLRFFMQDVTGRALVMMESATQGQQGIAMDLVQEAFISLHKSYSDKSIEEWYPLFYTILNNKLQDWRRKEARRATPFSLFKKISLDDDDEIIDVVDESTPNPFEFLNQEVTMDEIQTAINQLPVRQQQAFMLRAWEGFDTATTAQIMNCSEGSVKTHYHRAIQGLRTALEHLNPHTGGSSNE; this is translated from the coding sequence ATGGATTTAGCACCGAAACAGGCTCGAACTGAAAATGGTACTGATTGTAGTACGGTTGAACAACGTCTGCGTTTTTTTATGCAAGACGTTACAGGTCGTGCACTTGTGATGATGGAAAGTGCAACTCAGGGACAACAAGGCATTGCGATGGATTTAGTACAAGAAGCCTTTATTTCATTGCATAAATCATATTCAGATAAAAGTATTGAAGAATGGTATCCATTGTTTTATACCATTTTAAATAACAAATTACAGGATTGGAGGCGCAAAGAAGCGCGTCGAGCGACTCCTTTCTCATTATTCAAAAAAATTAGCTTAGACGATGATGATGAAATTATTGATGTCGTAGATGAGTCTACCCCCAATCCATTTGAATTTCTTAATCAAGAAGTCACAATGGATGAAATCCAAACAGCAATTAACCAATTACCAGTACGTCAGCAACAAGCATTTATGTTAAGAGCCTGGGAAGGTTTTGATACGGCAACCACCGCTCAAATTATGAATTGCAGTGAAGGTAGTGTAAAAACCCATTATCATCGTGCAATCCAAGGGCTTAGAACTGCTTTAGAGCATTTAAATCCACATACGGGAGGGTCATCAAATGAATAA
- a CDS encoding DUF3106 domain-containing protein — protein MAAKKIAIVVCTLSLLQTSFAGSERFWVFSKSNKPTAEEAWDDLSPEEQRVLIKRYQSLKEIPTDQSSQLKQRMEWFTQLPEDEKQKMRDVWQKLGTQERNTLRKRMQNATAEEKVNIREEYLSKYSEH, from the coding sequence ATGGCAGCTAAGAAAATAGCAATTGTTGTGTGTACACTCAGCTTACTTCAAACAAGTTTTGCTGGCTCTGAGCGTTTTTGGGTGTTCTCAAAATCAAATAAACCAACCGCAGAAGAAGCTTGGGATGATTTATCTCCAGAAGAACAACGTGTTCTCATTAAACGTTACCAAAGCCTAAAAGAAATTCCAACAGACCAAAGTTCTCAGCTAAAACAACGAATGGAGTGGTTTACCCAGCTTCCAGAAGATGAAAAACAAAAAATGCGTGATGTTTGGCAAAAACTGGGAACTCAAGAGCGTAATACTTTGCGTAAACGTATGCAAAATGCCACTGCCGAAGAAAAAGTAAACATCCGTGAAGAATATTTAAGCAAATACTCTGAACACTAA
- a CDS encoding CSLREA domain-containing protein encodes MQNYKKTLLALMVISAMPLLAATNGATAPIKVTTFNDDNEEDSLCSIREALKVAKTRVSAHGCVVADIYSNTQDIQLEAGEYTLKSELIPDSEVRIWGAAPANWNEKNVLINDVANQYPAQVELKTTIKAENSRIFNTTGGKNPLALTNLILTNGIAPNQGNGGAIYAGGNITLQSTRILNSKASTGAGGAIYLAGLNASATISNSLFEGNDAFVGSVIAMACKSDNTYLERNISFTASSLIKNGSENSLSMFEFCGLLPKTELKANTIAQNIANSSKGNLIKFTGDTKAGTENQNDSSILSNGSVLSLTSNTIVENKAFTTFLYDKIGLKTLLFNVLAYNQGAYSCRYLLGDAAKEENVGIGAIYNAFPLANNGKCALPDLILKDNKTNIDLTNIPMDTILSHQVPASQYTAFLPIYYPKRVAQTGTDKKDLVNVTAEGVAGCSDYDQRGLARFADRALFYQPDAKNTCDIGSVELMRLTAGDINSITNGSLSQLISDYKTQNDYFDNLVKNPNDQEYLTYYKYRLAQYKKLVEYYDKKENFKYRAVYIDLQSFKLPLPHEVALSDESHRLDFFSPELYDIEVETIGVGSTIEGKLNFRKDENLVCSWVPEIQQIIVYRKDDAITQDGEQALCSYTIKYKADHTIQTKGLIKASFTNQAPEAKDTSVTLKYQQKEIAKLNLLELANDSGDTGPGGKGPETKPNKSDFWINEDGVELPIRLSNVPTKNLIVTADRKGKCPAPDQKETCYGGNIYIQEVNTFNPFNYSFNYQVYDNDETPKLSNLATVKVISTATTSDDTRPAKSGGGSMGIFSALSLLGLLAYRRYKK; translated from the coding sequence ATGCAAAATTATAAGAAAACCTTATTAGCATTGATGGTTATTTCTGCTATGCCATTATTAGCTGCTACAAATGGTGCAACAGCACCAATTAAAGTGACTACTTTTAATGATGATAATGAAGAAGATTCGCTTTGTTCAATCAGAGAAGCCTTGAAAGTTGCAAAAACTCGTGTATCTGCACACGGTTGTGTTGTTGCCGATATTTATTCCAATACGCAGGATATACAATTAGAAGCCGGTGAGTACACATTAAAAAGTGAACTAATACCTGATTCAGAGGTGAGAATTTGGGGGGCAGCTCCAGCTAATTGGAATGAAAAGAATGTTTTGATTAATGATGTTGCGAATCAATACCCTGCACAAGTTGAACTTAAAACTACTATCAAAGCTGAAAACTCTCGAATTTTTAATACTACGGGTGGAAAAAATCCTTTAGCATTAACAAATTTAATACTTACTAATGGTATTGCACCTAATCAGGGAAATGGTGGTGCTATCTATGCTGGTGGAAATATCACCTTACAAAGTACTCGAATTTTAAACTCTAAAGCATCTACTGGCGCAGGTGGTGCAATTTATTTAGCTGGATTGAATGCTTCTGCTACAATTTCTAATAGTTTATTTGAGGGTAATGATGCTTTCGTAGGAAGTGTTATTGCAATGGCTTGTAAGAGTGATAATACTTATTTAGAGCGGAATATTAGTTTTACAGCAAGTAGTTTGATAAAAAATGGATCAGAAAATTCATTAAGTATGTTTGAATTTTGTGGTCTATTGCCTAAAACAGAATTAAAAGCAAATACAATTGCTCAAAATATTGCTAACTCTAGTAAAGGTAATTTAATAAAATTCACGGGTGATACAAAAGCTGGAACAGAAAATCAAAATGATTCAAGTATATTAAGTAATGGTAGTGTATTATCATTAACAAGCAATACTATTGTTGAAAATAAAGCATTTACAACTTTTTTATATGATAAAATTGGATTAAAAACCCTACTCTTTAATGTTCTTGCTTATAATCAAGGTGCTTACTCTTGTCGTTATTTATTAGGTGACGCTGCAAAAGAGGAAAATGTAGGGATAGGTGCAATATATAATGCATTTCCGTTGGCCAATAATGGTAAATGTGCTTTACCAGATCTGATTTTAAAGGATAATAAGACAAATATTGATTTAACTAATATCCCTATGGATACAATATTAAGTCATCAAGTTCCAGCTTCCCAGTATACAGCGTTTTTACCTATTTATTATCCGAAGAGGGTAGCTCAAACAGGTACTGATAAGAAAGATTTAGTGAATGTAACTGCTGAGGGTGTTGCGGGTTGTAGTGATTATGATCAACGTGGATTAGCTAGATTTGCTGATAGAGCATTATTTTATCAACCTGATGCAAAAAATACTTGTGATATTGGTTCCGTAGAGTTGATGCGACTAACAGCTGGTGATATTAATAGCATTACTAATGGATCGTTAAGTCAATTAATAAGTGATTATAAGACTCAAAATGATTATTTTGATAATCTAGTTAAGAATCCGAATGATCAGGAATATCTTACTTACTATAAATATCGCTTAGCGCAATATAAAAAATTAGTTGAATATTACGATAAAAAAGAAAATTTTAAATATCGAGCTGTTTATATCGATTTACAATCATTTAAACTTCCATTACCACATGAGGTTGCTTTATCTGATGAAAGTCACCGATTAGATTTTTTTAGTCCGGAATTGTATGATATTGAGGTGGAAACAATAGGCGTCGGTAGTACTATTGAGGGGAAACTAAATTTTCGCAAAGACGAAAATTTAGTTTGTAGTTGGGTGCCTGAAATTCAACAAATTATTGTATATAGAAAAGATGATGCAATTACACAGGATGGTGAGCAAGCTTTATGTAGTTACACCATCAAATATAAAGCTGATCATACAATTCAGACTAAAGGCTTAATTAAAGCCTCATTTACGAATCAAGCACCTGAAGCTAAAGATACATCTGTGACATTAAAGTATCAGCAAAAAGAAATCGCAAAATTGAATCTTTTAGAATTAGCTAATGATTCAGGTGATACAGGTCCAGGTGGTAAAGGTCCTGAAACAAAGCCTAATAAGTCAGACTTTTGGATAAATGAAGATGGGGTAGAATTACCGATAAGATTATCGAATGTCCCAACAAAAAATCTAATAGTTACTGCTGATCGTAAAGGTAAATGTCCTGCTCCGGATCAAAAAGAAACGTGTTATGGCGGAAATATTTATATTCAAGAAGTAAATACTTTTAATCCATTTAATTATTCGTTTAATTATCAAGTTTATGATAATGATGAGACACCAAAACTGTCAAATTTAGCAACCGTGAAAGTTATTAGCACTGCAACCACCTCAGATGATACTCGACCTGCGAAAAGCGGCGGAGGGAGTATGGGTATCTTCTCTGCATTAAGTTTGTTGGGTTTACTAGCATATCGTCGTTATAAAAAGTAA
- the rbtA gene encoding rhombotarget A: MLKRTLACALFAITGHVYSADIQVTTLVDEDKDDTVCSLREAVTFLNNRTQKEFENGYHGCGNKDASSIIILERDKEYALSKTLEVKAAMTVKTAASTSFNDTKKGLNNATIKMVGTESLLIVDDNDVEKDPLVVNLNELNLKGSSQKVIEGGLISNREILTIQYSRLMGGNAKLGGAIYNKGLLSDKKTAGIVSVNNTIFEDNKADQGGVIYSEVPRYIITQSVIRNNEVKANGSILYVQNAYSDTAISNALTLRAFGIRNSTIFNNKGGYVANIRGGMVINNITMIYNDSGLYLQAPKWISTPATDTTQAKLENSAFISNSIIAKNNQNCVADTNDSSVIQSNLTEIDCDRNAPAGLPNFLLNTDLLAGSQMEGDCDLPQDKGLLCPYAIPKDQMLGFFQPRLLTSYNSLSESLIINKGRIFSDGTNKGAISCETSDQRGKARSIYSELCDLGAIELVVNRNDVEIAGQDILYGQLAKFSIANSLLDGELVAPDACKIIFKRDTDSNGLPWQPGCLEIEQTETKSKGKLTIDLKGNIVYVPYSNWHGADKFNIRVITTITRLNDPSNYYIDIPTTIVQDPPNNFQSKTVNVGSIDFGWIFIIFGLIGFRRFKS; encoded by the coding sequence ATGCTCAAACGGACGCTTGCCTGCGCTTTATTTGCGATTACTGGACATGTATATTCTGCGGATATTCAAGTTACAACATTAGTTGATGAAGACAAAGATGATACCGTTTGTTCATTACGTGAAGCTGTAACATTCTTAAATAATCGTACCCAAAAAGAATTTGAAAATGGTTATCATGGTTGCGGTAATAAAGATGCTTCATCGATTATTATCCTAGAACGTGATAAAGAATATGCTTTGAGTAAAACACTTGAAGTTAAAGCCGCAATGACAGTTAAAACCGCTGCTAGCACAAGCTTTAATGATACAAAAAAGGGTTTAAATAACGCTACTATTAAAATGGTAGGTACCGAAAGCTTACTTATTGTTGATGATAATGATGTTGAAAAAGACCCATTAGTAGTTAACTTGAATGAATTAAATTTAAAAGGATCATCACAAAAAGTAATTGAAGGCGGTTTGATTTCAAATCGAGAGATATTAACAATTCAATACTCTCGATTGATGGGCGGAAATGCAAAGTTGGGGGGGGCTATATATAATAAAGGTTTACTTTCTGATAAAAAAACTGCAGGAATTGTTAGTGTAAATAATACTATTTTTGAAGATAATAAGGCTGATCAAGGTGGGGTTATTTATAGTGAAGTTCCTCGTTATATTATTACACAATCAGTTATACGTAATAATGAGGTTAAAGCAAATGGAAGCATTTTGTATGTTCAAAATGCTTATAGTGATACTGCGATTTCGAACGCCTTAACATTAAGAGCATTTGGAATTAGGAATTCCACCATTTTTAATAATAAGGGAGGTTATGTAGCAAATATTCGAGGTGGAATGGTCATCAATAATATTACGATGATCTATAATGATTCAGGATTATATTTGCAAGCTCCAAAATGGATTTCAACCCCTGCCACTGATACAACACAAGCTAAATTAGAGAATAGTGCATTTATTTCAAACAGTATCATAGCTAAAAATAATCAAAACTGTGTTGCAGATACTAATGACTCTTCAGTTATTCAAAGTAATTTAACAGAAATAGATTGTGATCGTAATGCTCCAGCTGGACTACCAAATTTTTTATTAAATACTGATTTGCTTGCTGGTAGTCAAATGGAAGGAGATTGTGATTTACCTCAGGATAAAGGATTGTTGTGCCCATATGCAATTCCTAAAGATCAAATGCTAGGTTTTTTTCAACCAAGACTATTGACTTCTTATAATTCATTATCTGAGTCTTTAATCATCAATAAAGGACGTATTTTTAGTGATGGAACAAATAAAGGAGCGATTAGTTGTGAAACTTCAGATCAGCGAGGTAAGGCACGAAGTATTTATAGTGAATTATGCGATTTGGGTGCAATTGAATTAGTCGTAAATCGTAATGATGTAGAAATTGCTGGTCAAGATATTTTATATGGTCAACTCGCTAAGTTCAGTATTGCAAATAGTTTGTTGGATGGGGAGTTGGTTGCTCCTGATGCATGTAAAATAATCTTTAAGAGAGACACAGATTCTAATGGGTTACCATGGCAACCAGGCTGTCTTGAAATTGAACAAACTGAAACAAAGTCTAAAGGTAAATTGACCATTGATTTAAAAGGTAATATTGTTTATGTTCCCTATAGTAATTGGCATGGTGCAGATAAATTTAATATCCGTGTAATCACTACGATCACTAGGCTTAATGACCCTTCAAATTACTATATTGATATTCCTACGACGATTGTCCAAGACCCACCAAATAATTTTCAAAGTAAAACTGTAAATGTTGGTAGTATAGACTTTGGATGGATTTTCATAATATTCGGTTTGATTGGATTCAGACGTTTTAAATCATAA
- the hda gene encoding DnaA regulatory inactivator Hda, which produces MRQLQLDIEPQLDARISDFSGPGWGHVVDAIRQLHTGLVNRFYVYGGAGTGKSHLLSAICDSYLELGRRAIKVSLLELLDAPIEAITSLEFYDLVALDDIDAISGVPHWQKAVFHLMNNHEGQLVFSSRVAPIELKLELPDLQSRLTQAVSVKVPNGSSYTDRQALLHSVMTRRGIHFDQQIIDYLLSNGPHQASILLQTLAQLEKMLKGEKTKLSNTTIKQIFALIDEYH; this is translated from the coding sequence ATGCGTCAACTACAACTAGATATAGAACCACAGCTCGATGCGCGAATTAGCGATTTCTCGGGGCCAGGGTGGGGTCATGTAGTTGATGCGATACGACAGTTACATACTGGGCTGGTAAATCGCTTTTATGTTTATGGTGGTGCTGGTACAGGTAAAAGTCATTTACTCTCTGCAATTTGTGATTCATATTTAGAATTAGGTCGTCGAGCAATAAAAGTCTCATTATTAGAATTATTAGATGCACCCATTGAAGCGATTACTTCATTAGAATTTTATGATTTAGTGGCATTAGATGATATTGATGCAATTAGTGGTGTACCTCATTGGCAAAAAGCTGTTTTTCATTTAATGAATAATCATGAGGGACAACTGGTCTTTTCATCTCGTGTAGCGCCGATAGAATTAAAATTAGAATTACCTGACTTACAGTCGAGACTGACTCAAGCGGTGAGTGTCAAAGTACCAAATGGAAGCTCATATACGGATCGACAGGCTTTATTACACTCTGTTATGACGAGGCGAGGAATTCATTTTGACCAACAAATTATTGATTATTTGTTGAGTAATGGGCCACATCAAGCTTCTATTTTATTACAGACATTAGCCCAACTTGAAAAGATGTTGAAAGGTGAGAAAACAAAGCTCTCAAATACAACGATTAAGCAAATTTTTGCTCTGATTGATGAATATCACTAA